Proteins from a genomic interval of Pseudomonas versuta:
- a CDS encoding protein-disulfide reductase DsbD, with protein sequence MRRLLLLLCLLFAVPVMGAGLLDNRPSSTLGAINNSNDFLPVRDAFRLNLIDTTPETIKLRFVPTEGYYLYRHKFAFKTEPADIALGTPQLPPGEQKHDEYFGDVEVYHGILDVDIPRPANDQRPFTLLVTYQGCADKGLCYPPETERLNIGGTPVSTAVAEAAAPAAKSWGWRELALFFLAGLGLTFTPCVLPMLPILSGVVLRGQVGGLRGFSLSLAYVLPMAACFALLGALMGMFGAQLNLQARLQSVWVLAPFALFFAIFALAMFGVFELKLPQAISNRLDRVANRTQGGSLWGAAVLGVVSSLLVSPCVSAPLAGALLYISASGDALGGGLKLFALGLGMGAPLLLLATGGAAWLPKSGPWLVSVKNAIGVLLLGLAIGLLSRVLPGPIILLLIGLLAAGVSLFLGTLEFGYKAPRQRLAQLLGLFLLVYALACWYGALSGQSDPFNPVGHSQSLARAASAPQTEDQWQTVSTAGELDKVLAQASAAGQPLLLDWYADWCVSCKVIEHGVLNNPQVLDRLKGYRRVRFDMTASNAGQRALLDRYQLFGPPALMFFGKNGHEISDQRVIGEINAADFAERVANANDQI encoded by the coding sequence ATGCGCCGCCTGCTCCTTCTTTTGTGTCTGCTGTTCGCCGTACCGGTCATGGGCGCCGGTCTGCTGGATAACCGGCCCAGTTCTACGCTGGGCGCAATCAATAACAGCAACGACTTTTTACCGGTGCGTGACGCGTTCAGGCTCAACCTGATCGACACCACGCCCGAGACGATCAAGCTGCGCTTTGTGCCGACTGAAGGCTATTACCTGTATCGACACAAGTTCGCGTTTAAAACCGAACCGGCCGATATCGCCCTGGGCACGCCACAGCTGCCGCCCGGCGAGCAAAAACACGATGAGTACTTCGGCGACGTCGAGGTCTATCACGGCATTCTCGATGTCGACATCCCGCGCCCGGCCAATGATCAGCGCCCGTTCACCCTGCTGGTCACTTACCAGGGCTGCGCTGACAAGGGGTTGTGCTATCCGCCGGAAACCGAACGCCTGAACATCGGCGGCACACCGGTTTCGACCGCTGTTGCCGAGGCTGCAGCGCCCGCAGCAAAAAGTTGGGGCTGGCGCGAGCTGGCACTGTTTTTCCTCGCCGGGCTGGGCCTGACCTTCACTCCCTGTGTGTTGCCGATGCTGCCGATACTGTCGGGGGTGGTGTTGCGCGGCCAGGTGGGCGGGCTTCGCGGCTTTAGCCTGTCACTGGCCTACGTGCTGCCCATGGCCGCCTGCTTTGCATTGCTTGGCGCGCTGATGGGGATGTTCGGCGCCCAGCTCAATCTTCAGGCACGCCTGCAATCGGTGTGGGTGCTGGCGCCGTTTGCGCTGTTTTTCGCGATTTTTGCCCTGGCCATGTTCGGCGTATTCGAGCTGAAGCTGCCGCAAGCCATCAGCAACCGCCTCGATCGCGTCGCCAATCGCACCCAGGGTGGCTCGCTATGGGGCGCTGCCGTGCTGGGGGTTGTGTCCAGCTTGCTGGTGTCGCCCTGCGTCTCGGCCCCGCTGGCCGGAGCGTTGCTCTATATCAGCGCCAGTGGCGATGCACTGGGCGGCGGTTTGAAATTGTTTGCCCTGGGGCTGGGTATGGGTGCGCCCCTGCTGCTGCTGGCCACAGGCGGCGCCGCCTGGTTGCCAAAAAGCGGGCCGTGGCTGGTCAGCGTCAAAAATGCCATTGGCGTGCTGTTGCTAGGACTGGCCATCGGCCTGCTCAGCCGCGTGCTGCCCGGGCCCATTATCTTGCTGCTGATTGGTCTGCTGGCGGCCGGGGTGAGTCTGTTTCTCGGCACTCTGGAGTTCGGCTACAAAGCACCGCGCCAACGTCTGGCGCAGTTGCTTGGCCTATTTCTGCTGGTCTATGCACTGGCCTGCTGGTACGGCGCACTCAGTGGCCAGAGCGATCCGTTTAACCCTGTGGGGCACTCACAGTCGTTGGCACGTGCCGCCAGCGCGCCTCAGACCGAGGATCAGTGGCAAACCGTCAGCACCGCAGGTGAGCTGGACAAGGTGTTGGCACAAGCCAGTGCCGCTGGCCAGCCGCTGTTGCTGGACTGGTACGCCGACTGGTGCGTCAGCTGCAAGGTGATCGAGCACGGGGTCCTGAACAACCCGCAGGTGCTGGACCGGCTCAAAGGCTACCGGCGGGTACGGTTTGACATGACCGCCAGCAATGCCGGGCAACGTGCCCTGCTCGATCGCTATCAATTATTCGGGCCACCGG